A region from the Prionailurus viverrinus isolate Anna chromosome E2, UM_Priviv_1.0, whole genome shotgun sequence genome encodes:
- the POLR2I gene encoding DNA-directed RNA polymerase II subunit RPB9 isoform X1: MEPDGTYEPGFVGIRFCQECNNMLYPKEDKENRILLYACRNCDYQQEADNSCIYVNKITHEVDELTQIIADVSQDPTLPRTEDHPCQKCGHKEAVFFQSHSARAEDAMRLYYVCTAPHCGHRWTE, encoded by the exons ATGGAACCGGACGGGACCTATGAGCCGGGTTTCGTGGGTATTCGATTCTGCCAGGAATG tAACAACATGCTTTATCCCAAGGAGGACAAGGAGAACCGCATTCTGCTCTACGCG TGCCGGAATTGTGATTACCAGCAGGAAGCCGACAACAGCTGCATCTACGTCAACAAAATCACGCACGAAGTGGA CGAACTGACCCAGATCATCGCTGACGTGTCCCAGGACCCCACGTTGCCGCGGACCGAGGACCACCCGTGCCAAAA GTGTGGCCACAAGGAGGCGGTGTTCTTCCAGTCACATAGTGCCCGTGCCGAG GACGCCATGCGCTTGTACTATGTGTGCACGGCCCCACACTGTGGCCACCGCTGGACGGAGTGA
- the POLR2I gene encoding DNA-directed RNA polymerase II subunit RPB9 isoform X2: MLYPKEDKENRILLYACRNCDYQQEADNSCIYVNKITHEVDELTQIIADVSQDPTLPRTEDHPCQKCGHKEAVFFQSHSARAEDAMRLYYVCTAPHCGHRWTE; encoded by the exons ATGCTTTATCCCAAGGAGGACAAGGAGAACCGCATTCTGCTCTACGCG TGCCGGAATTGTGATTACCAGCAGGAAGCCGACAACAGCTGCATCTACGTCAACAAAATCACGCACGAAGTGGA CGAACTGACCCAGATCATCGCTGACGTGTCCCAGGACCCCACGTTGCCGCGGACCGAGGACCACCCGTGCCAAAA GTGTGGCCACAAGGAGGCGGTGTTCTTCCAGTCACATAGTGCCCGTGCCGAG GACGCCATGCGCTTGTACTATGTGTGCACGGCCCCACACTGTGGCCACCGCTGGACGGAGTGA
- the OVOL3 gene encoding putative transcription factor ovo-like protein 3: MPRVFLVRSRRPQPSNWGHLPDQLRGDAYVPDCSNQRGPSAHQSSGLGDSWAAPMQGSLASTPRGPGTLGCPLCPKAFPLQRMLTRHLKCHSPARRHVCRCCGKGFHDAFDLKRHMRTHTGIRPFRCGACGKAFTQRCSLEAHLAKVHGQPASYAYRERREKLHVCEDCGFTCSRPDTYVQHRALHCVETVHPHNT, translated from the exons ATGCCCCGTGTCTTCCTGGTCAGGAGTCGGCGTCCACAGCCATCCAACTGGGGCCACTTGCCTGACCAGCTCCGGGGAGATGCCTATGTCCCAG ACTGCAGCAACCAGCGGGGCCCATCAGCACACCAGTCTTCTGGCCTTGGGGACTCTTGGGCAGCG CCTATGCAGGGCAGTCTGGCCTCCACTCCCAGGGGCCCTGGGACACTTGGCTGCCCACTCTGCCCCAAGGCCTTCCCTTTGCAGCGCATGCTGACACGGCACCTCAAGTGCCACAGCCCTGCACGCCGCCACGTGTGCCGCTGCTGTGGCAAGGGCTTTCACGATGCCTTCGACCTCAAGCGCCACATGAGGACTCACACTG GGATCCGGCCATTCCGCTGTGGAGCTTGCGGGAAAGCATTTACTCAGCGCTGCTCACTTGAAGCTCATCTTGCTAAGGTGCACGGGCAGCCAGCCAGCTACGCTTATCGTGAGCGCCGGGAGAAGCTGCATGTGTGTGAGGACTGTGGCTTCACATGCTCGCGGCCTGACACCTATGTGCAGCACCGTGCCCTGCACTGTGTTGAGACTGTGCACCCACACAACACATGA